The genomic stretch atatatatatacatattttttatatatatatatatatatatatatacatgtatatatgtaaaaagtgttctgcaaaaaaaacacaaaacaagcttGAGACccttgaaatgaaacatgaaacacatattTCTCTGTGCATTGACCATGTTTCATATCTGCAGCTTtactctgcctctctctgttgGACGGAGTTCAGACGTAAAGACGAGACACAATGGGGAATATCGCtatctccatggcaaccacaGGAACTACAAATAACTCCACTGACGACTATCTGATGCACAGACATATGAAATTACTCACTTCATCCCAACACCGCATCACAATCCATCAGACACTTCATCGTGCATGAATTAAGGACTAGAGtggttaagccccgcccctaatGCCCATCGAAACCATCGACACATCAAAACCATCGACACATCGAAACCATCGACACCATAGACACCATagaaaccatcgacaccatcAAAACCATCAAAATCATCAACACCATagaaaccatcgacaccatAGACACCATCGACACCATagaaaccatcgacaccatagaaaccatcgacaccatagaaaccatcgacaccatagaaaccatcgacaccatagaaaccatcgacaccatagaaaccatcgacaccatcgaaaccatcgacaccatagaaaccatcgacaccatagaaaccatcgacaccatcgaaaccatcgacaccatagaaaccatcgacaccatagacaccatagaaaccatcgacaccatcGACACCATCAAAATCATCGACACCATAGACACCATagaaaccatcgacaccatcAAAACCATCGAAATCATCGACACCATCGACACCATAGACACCATAGAAACCATGGACACCATCGAAACCATCGACACCATagaaaccatcgacaccatcAAAACCATCGAAATCATCGACACCATagaaaccatcgacaccatcAAAACCATCGAAATCATCGACACCATagaaaccatcgacaccatcAAAACCATCGAAATCATCGACACCATCGGCACCATCGACACCATCGAAACCATCGGAATCATCGAAACCATagaaaccatcgacaccatAGAAACCATCAACACCATCGAAACCATTGACACCATCGAAACCATCAAAATCATCCACACCATagaaaccatcgacaccatcAAAACCATCGAAATCATCGACACCATAGACACCATagaaaccatcgacaccatcAAAACCATCGAAATCATCGACACCATCGGCACCATCGACACCATCAAAACCATCGAAATCATCGACACCATAGACACCATAGAAACCATGGACACCATCGAAACCATCGACACCATagaaaccatcgacaccatcAAAACCATCGAAATCATCGACACCATagaaaccatcgacaccatcAAAACCATCGAAATCATCGACACCATAGACACCATagaaaccatcgacaccatcAAAACCATCGAAATCATCGACACCATCGGCACCATCGACACCATCGAAACCATCGGAATCATCGAAACCATagaaaccatcgacaccatAGAAACCATCAACACCATCGAAACCATCAAAACCATTGACACCATCGAAACCATCAAAATCATCCACACCATagaaaccatcgacaccatcAAAACCATCGAAATCATCGACACCATAGACACCATagaaaccatcgacaccatcAAAACCATCGAAATCATCGACACCATCGGCACCATCGACACCATCAAAACCATCGAAATCATCGACACCATAGAAACCATGGACACCATCGAAACCATCGACACCATagaaaccatcgacaccatcAAAACCATCGAAATCATCGACACCATagaaaccatcgacaccatcAAAACCATCGAAATCATCGACACCATAGACACCATagaaaccatcgacaccatcAAAACCATCGAAATCATCGGCACCATCGACACCATCGAAACCATCGGAATCATCGAAACCATagaaaccatcgacaccatAGAAACCATCAACACCATCGAAACCATCAAAACCATTGACACCATCGAAACCATCAAAATCATCCACACCATagaaaccatcgacaccatcAAAACCATCGAAATCATCGACACCATCGACACCATCGAAACCATCGAAATCATCGAAACCATagaaaccatcgacaccatAGAAACCATCAACACCATCGAAACCATCAAAACCATTGACACCATCGAAACCATCAAAATCATCCACACCATagaaaccatcgacaccatcgaaaccatcgacaccatcGAAACCATCGAAACCATagaaaccatcgacaccatagaaaccatcgaaaccatcgacaccatagaaaccatcgacaccatcAACACCATCGAAACCATCGAAACCATCGACACCATagaaaccatcgacaccatcaacaccatcgaaaccatcgacaccatcAACACCATCGAAACCATCGAAACCATCGACGCCATCGAAACCATCgaaaccatcgacaccatcGAAACCACCATAGAAATCATCgaaaccatcgacaccatcgttgtttttattcttaaatatCAGGATCCGTCAATTGTCAACAAGTCCAAGATTATAGTCGTAGATTTATGggaattaaattattaaattggCAGATTTACAAGATTAAAAAGTCACAAATTCATAAAAAgaatattatacaaataaaataaatactttctctccctccctcattgtctctctctctttctccctccttatctctctctctctccccccctctttctctctccccctttctctctccctctttctctctctctctcccctctctctccctccctccttatctctccccctctttctccctccttatctctctctctctccccctctttctctttccctctctcccctctctctccctccctccttatctctccccctctttctccctccttatctctctctctctccccctctttctctttccctctctccccctttctctctcactctctctctctccctctctccctctctctctctctctctctctctccctccctccctgtccctccctctccgTCCCTCTCGCTCCACCACTGGCTGCCCTGTGTGGGTGGATGCTGAGCTCGgagctgattggctgcaggtcacacaggaggaggagcggcgGACCAATGGCGTCTCCCGGTGGCTCAGTGAGGTCACGTGGAGCGGAGGAGGATTAAGGAGCGGAGCTTAAGCTCAGTTCACACCACACTGGTTAGACTGGTTTCCACTGGTCAACACCACACTGGTTAGACTGGTTTCCGCTGGTCAACACCACGCTGGTTAGACTGGTTTCCACTGGTCAACACCACACTGGTTAGACTGGTTTCCGCTGGTCAACACCACACTGGTTAGACTGGTTTCCGCTGGTCAACACCACGCTGGTTAGACTGGTTTCCACTGGTCAACACCACACTGGTTAGACTGGTTTCCGCTGGTCAACACCACGCTGGTTAGACTGGTTTCCACTGGTCAACACCACACTGGTTAGACTGGTTTCCGCTGGTCAACACCACGCTGGTTAGACTGGTTTCCACTGGTCAACACCACACTGGTTAGACTGGTTTCCACTGGTCAACACCACACTGGTTAGACTGGTTTCCACTGGTCAACACCACACACTGGTTAGACTGGTTTCCACTGGTCAACACCACACTGGTTAGACTGGTTTCCACTGGTCAACACCACACACTGGTTAGACTGGTTTCCACTGGTCAACACCACGCTGGTTAGACTGGTTTACACTGGTCAACACCACACTGGTTAGACTGGTTTCCACTGGTCAACACCACGCTGGTTAGACTGGTTTCCACTGGTCAACACCACACTGGTTAGACTGGTTTCCACTGGTCAACACCACACTGGTTAGACTGGTTTCCACTGGTCAACATGTGTGATATGCTGATGCTCTTTAAAGGGCAGCAGGAGCTTCATCTGagaatatttataatatttattgatTAGTCAACAGATGTTAAAGCTTGTCTGTTCAGTCGATGAGGCCCTgaacccagtgtgtgtgtgtgcgggggggggggttatgtgtgtgtgtgtgtatgtgtgtgtgtatgtgtgtgtgggggggggttaggtgtgagtatgtgtgtgtgtgtgtgtggggggggggtttatgtgtgggtatgtgtgtgtgtgtgtgtgtgtgtatgtgtgtgtgtatgtgtgtgtgggggggggggtttatgtgtgggtatgtgtgtgtgtgtgtgtgaatggtaaTTGTGTGATGGCAGGTGGCCCCTCGCTCTCTGCCATCAGTGGGTGATTGACATGTGGCGTTGAAGACCAGAAAGGCCATAATATCGTCATGGTGATGAAGCCCACGGCTGTTTTTACGAAACTGGGTTTCTCTCTCAGACGATTGAATATAAAACAATCTGTGCtcataattcatttaaaattaaatccaACGTCCATTTTGAAGACTTCCACGTTCTGAGGTCAACGACCTCCAGTCTCatttgaccctttgaccccacCGTTTGGAGTCAGAGGcgcttcctgcctcctcctcctttttgtcctcctccttcattcgttctccctcctcctccttttcgtcgtcgtcctcctcctttcgttctccctcctcctccttttcgtcgtcgtcctcctcctttcgttctccctcctcctccttttcgtcgtcgtcctcctcctttcgttctccctcctcctccttttcgtcgtcgtcctcctcctttcgttctccctcctcctccttttcgttgttgtcctcctcctcctttcgttctccctcctccttttcgtcgtcgtcgtcctcctcctttcgttctccctcctccatttcctccacctcctccttttgttctccctcctcctccttttcgtcgtcgtcctcctcctcctttcgttctccctcctccttttcgtcgtcgtcgtcctcctcctttcgttctccctcctcctctttttcattctccctcctcctcctcctcttttcgttctcctcctcctttcgttctccctcctcctccttttcgtcgtcctcctcctcctcctttcgttctccctcctcctcctcttttttgttctccctcctcctccttctcctcctcttttcatcctcctcctcctcctcctcctcctcctcctccttttcgtcgtcctcctcctcctttcgttctccctcctcctcctcctcctccttttcctcctcctctttttgttctcctcctcctcctttcgttctccctcctcctccttttcgtcgtcgtcgtcctcctcctcctcctttcgttctccctcctcctcctcctcctcctcttcgttctccctcctcctccttctcctcctcttttcgtcctcctcctccttttcgtcgttgtcctcctcctcctcctttcgttctccctcctcctcctcctcctccttttcctcctcctctttttgttctcctcctcctcctttcgttctccctcctcctccttttcgtcgtcgtcgtcctcctcctcctcctttcgttctccctcctcctcctcctcctcctcttcgttctccctcctcctccttctcctcctcttttcgtcctcctcctccttttcgtcgttgtcctcctcctcctcctttcgttctccctcctcctccttttcctcctcctcctttcgttctccctcctcctccttctcttttcgtcctcctcctcgtcctcctcctccttttcgtcgttgtcctcctcctcctcctttcgttctccctcctcctcctccttttcctcctcctctttttcgttctccctcctcctcctcctcctcctcctcctcctcctcctcctcctcctccagtgttAGTGGGTGACTCATGCAGgcagccatgttgttttttatacGAGTTCGTTCTCTTGTACAGAATTAGCCCGGCGTGGAGCAACAAGgttgtttccatggcaacgcagAGGCAAGTGACGGACAGCTAACGGTCCtgagctgcccccccccccccccccggctagTTAgcatgtttattcttttattacatttattacatttcaccGGGAACCAAAAGACGGTTTCTAACGGTTACGTGAGCGCAGCGTTCAAGAGAAACGGTTACATAACAAGAGGAGCTGCATCaccacggagacacacacacacacacacatgaacacatcacacacacacacatgaacacatcacacatgaacacatcacacacacacacatgaacacatgaacacatcacacacacacacatgaacacatgaacacacacacacacacacacacatgaacacatcacacacacacacaagaacacatgaacacatcacacacacacacatgaacacatgaacacatgaacacacacacacacacatgaacacatcacacatgaacacatcacacacacacacaagaacacatgaacacatcacacacacacacatgaacacatgaacacatgaacacacacacacacacacatgaacacatcacacacacacacacatgaacacatcacacatgaacacatcacacacacacacacacacacacatcacacacacacacacacacacacacatgaacacatcacacatgaacacatcacacacacacacacacacacatgaacacatcacacacatcacacatgaacacataacacacacacacacacacatgaacacatcacacacatcacacacatgaacacaccacacacacacacatgaacacatcacacacacacacacacacatgaacacatcacacacatcacacacatgaacacatcacacacacacacacacatgaacacatcacacacacacacatgaacacatcacacacacacacatgaacacatcacacacacacacatcacacacacacacatgaacatatcacacacacacacatgaacgcatcacacacacacacacatgaacacatcacacacacacacatgaacacatcacacacacacacatcacacacacacacatgaacatatcacacacacacacatgaacgcatcacacacatgaacacatcacacacacacacatgaacacatcacacacacacacacacacacatgaacatatcacacacacacacacagacacaaacacacacacacacagacacacacacacagacacaaacacacacacacacaaacacacacacacaaacacacacagacacagacacaaacacacacacagacacaaacacacacacacacagacacaaacacacacacagacacaaacacacacacagacacaaaaacacacacacacagacacaaacacacacagacacaaacacacacacacacacatacacaaacacacacagacacaaacacacacccaccacaaacacacacacagacacaaacacacacacagacacacacacacagacacaaacacacacagacacaaacacacacacacacagacacaaacacacacacacacagacacaaacacacacacacacacacacaaacacacacacacagacacacacacacagacacaaacacacacagacacaaacacacacacacacagacacacacacacacaaacacggccGGCGCCTTAAGGCCGTGTTATGTAATCCACCAGCTGGATGGTGGATTGGTGGGAGCCCCATGGCGCCCTGACCTGAACCGGTTTCAGGTGCTCTTCAGTGTTGTCCTCTAAAATGCATGTTGACCGTCTCCATGTTGCTTCGGTGCTTTAAAGGAACTCTTTGATGCTGGagcgattagcttagcataaacacagCAAGCGGTGGGAAACGGCTAGCCGGCTCTCCTTTAAGGAGTCAGGCTGTCAACAAACATCGGGAGGAAACGTTCGACTCTACTGAGGGAaactacattacccatgagcctccaCTGCCGCGGCCGAGGAGCCGGAGCCGGTGAGAGGGCGtggacaaaaaacacacacacacacacacacacacacacagtggtgaaGCGTGACCCCCTTTTCCAGCTTAAAGCCTCGTGACGCgcatgttgaagtgtgtgtatcataaataaaacaacaactattATAATTTATTCACGTGGAAAACATGCAATAAAGATGCTCTGACTAAATAACAGATATGAAGAATAAAAATACtctttactgttgtttttatcattatttaagccatttaaatatatatgtatgtatatatatatatatatatttatatatatatatatatatataaatgtgaaacaataaattgatgatttattgtttcttatacaaacttattattattagtgttatgaaaactaaaatgtattaaattcaAGTTATTTAACGAAACAATACAATGAAACCGTAAAGATTTAAAGgtaaaaatagattttaaacaCGGAATACGACGACAGACGAACTGGAAccaatcaaaataataaaaaggcattCAGCGCCACCTCCGTGTGACTCATCGCCCGAGTTTTGGGCACCTGGCGCGAACAGGAAGTCGCCTCCCGAGAACGATTCGCCGATCCGTAACGccggaggagggaaaggaggacGCTGCTCTTCAAGGTCACGGCCTCTCCAGAGGTGGAATTAATTAAGACACACAGGTTTTTATTAAAGCAGTCGATATAATTACAATATCTTGTGCAACATTATTGGTACGTTTCATAGCCCAGACAGGAGGGCTccagtttcctgtttcctgtgtggGGTTTGCATGTTCTCCGTGTATTTGCATGTTCTGCTCCCAGGTGCTCTGGCTTTCCTCTTCAAAAGCTCTGGACTTtccccagtgcatgctgggaaagatTTAACTCCCCAGTTATAGGAGGCTAGAGAGACAGTggaggccacgcccacctgaGGGGAGACCaatcaggcggcaacctccggttctgccaagTGAAGctaatgcttcatgtgttaaagctgcattctctctcctgaccaccagggggcgactcctctggttgtatagaagtctatgcttcatgtgttaaagctgcattctatctcctgaccaccagggggcgactcctctggttgtatagaagtctatgcttcatgtgttaaagctgcattctctctactgaccaccagggggcgactcctctggttgtatagaagtccatgcttcatgtgttaaagctgcattctctctactgaccaccagggggcgactcctctggttgtatagaagtctatgcttcatgtgttaaagctgcattctctctattgaccaccagggggcgactcctctggttgtatagaagtctatgctttatgtgttaaagctgcattctctctactgaccaccagggggagactcctctggttgtatagaagtctatgcttcatgtgttaaagctgcattctctctactgaccaccagggggcgactcctctggttgtatagaagtctatgcttcacgtgttaaagctgcattttctctcctgaccaccagggggcgactcctctggttgtatagaagtctatgcttcatgtgttaaagctgcattctctctaatgaccaccagggggcgactcctctggttgtatagaagtctatgcttcatgtgttaaggtTGCCGGTGGCGGTCGCTGAGTTTTTGTGGTTTAATCCCGGCGAGACGCTCTGATTAAGGGATTACTCCTCGTTGTGAAGGTGAGCTCCTCGTGGTGAAGGGAGCTCCTCATGGTGAAGGTGAGCTCCTCGTTGTGAAGGTGAGCTCCTCGTGGTGAAGGTGAGCTCCTCGTGGTGAAGGTGAGCTCCTCATGGTGAAGGTGAGCTCCTCGTTGTGAAGATGAGCTCCTCGTTGTGAAGATGAGCTCCTCGTGGTGAAGGTGAGCTCCTCGTGGTGAAGGTGAGCTCCTCGTGGTGAAGGTGAGCTCCTCGTGGTGAAGGTGAGCTCCTCGTGGTGAAGGTGTGCTCCTCGTTGTGAAGGTGAGCTCCTCGTGGTGAAGGTGAGCTCCTCGTTGTGAAGGTGAGCTCCTCGTGGTGAAGGTGAGCTCCTCGTGGTGAAGGTGAGCTCCTCGTGGTGAAGGTGAGCTCCTCGTGGTGAAGGTGAGCTCCTCGTGGTGAAGGTGAGCTCCTCGTTGTGAAGGTGAGCTCCTCGTTGTGAAGGTGAGCTCCTCGTGGTGAAGGTGAGCTCCTCGTGGTGAAGGTGAGCTCCTCGTGGTGAAGGTGAGCTCCTCGTGGTGAAGGTGAGCTCCTCGTGGTGAAGGTGAGCTCCTCGTGGTGAAGGTGAGCTCCTCGTGGTGAAGGTGAGCTCCTCGTTGTGAAGGTGAGCTCCTCGTGGTGAAGGTGAGCTCCTCGTGGTGAAGGTGAGCTCCTCGTTGTGAAGGTGAGCTCCTCGTGGTGAAGGTGAGCTCCTCGTGGTGAAGGTGAGCTCCTCGTGGTGAAGGTGAGCTCCTCGTGGTGAAGGTGAGCTCCTCGTGGTGAAGGTGAGCTCCTCGTTGTGAAGGTGAGCTCCTCGTTGTGAAGGTGAGCTCCTCGTGGTGAAGGTGAGCTCCTCGTTGTGAAGATGAGCTCCTCGTGGTGAAGGTGAGCTCCTCGTGGTGAAGGTGAGCTCCTCGTGGTGAAGGTGTGCATTGCCAGAACCGAGTCTTTCAAACCTCAAAGTCACGGAGAAGGAAACAAACTATTGTTTCCACTTCGTCCTTCTGAGGTGCTCTAGAAACAAAACCTCAGTCAGTTCCCAGAAGCCTCGGAGGAGCTTTATCTCTGCTGGCTTCACGCCGCTCTGattaaacagagagagggagaggtggagaaagagagagagaggagagagagaggtggagagagaggagagagagaggagggagagagagagggagagaggtggagagagagagagagagaggtggagagagagagagagagagagatggagagagagagagagagaggtggagagagaggagagaaaggagagagagagagagagagagagaggtggagagagaggagagaaaggagagagagagagaggtggagagagaggagagaaaggagagagagagagagggaggtggagagagaggagagaaaggagagagagagagagagagaggtggagagagagagagagagaggtggagagagaggagagagagggagagagagagggagaggtggagagagaggagagagagagagagagagggaggtggagacagatggcggcgcataaaaaaaaactttaaaaaatgccGAAGCGAATGTCGACCTTTTTGTTGAAAGCTTCGTCTGCTCGATggctttttgtgtgtctgtctgtgtgtgtgtgtgtgtctgtgtgtgtgtgtgtctgtgtctgtgtgtctgtgtgtgtgtctgtgtgtgtgtgtgtctgtgtgtgtgtctgtgtgtgtgtgtctgtgtgtgtgtgtgtgtgtgtgtgtctgtgtgtgtgtgtaactgtgtgtgtgtgtgtgtctgtgtgtgtgtctgtgtgtgtgtctgtgtgtgtgtgtgtctgtgtgtgtctgtgtgtgtgtgtgtgtgtgtgtctgtgtgtgtgtgtgtgtgtgtctgtgtgtgtgtctgtgtgtgtgtgtgtgtctgtgtgtgtgtgtgtctgtgtgtctgtgtgtgtgtgtgtgtctgtgtgtgtgtgtgtctgtgtgtatgtgaggcCGCTTTCTTTCGTTTATAAAActatttataaaacatttttttagggttacatgtgtgaatgaaatatatgtgtaaacatatatttcattcacacatgttttataaatatgaaaatgttttctcttcttttttctctacATCTAATTATCTTGAGGGTTACTTCATGTAAAAGAATGTGGGATAGGACTAtctaatatagtatatatatataatatatcaggATTATGTTTGTATTagattgtgttgtttgtgttgactGAACAACACAAGAGATGAGACTCACGTGTGGTTTCTTCTGTTTAAATTGTTACTTTGACTGTGACGAAGTCTTTTGAAACTAGTTCAGAAACGAGGTCACTTCAAACCTCGTGGGACTCCAGCGGGTCGGTCTGATCGGTCTGAAGCGGCTCACGGACGCCACGGCGACATCGAAGCATCCGCTGGGTCGGCGTCTGAGGTCGTGACCTTTTGATGTTCAGGTTAACGCAGTGAACGGGGAACATATTGTGGGATGTATTGAGAGCGAAGCTCCGTGAATACGACGTCGTCCTGCTGCTGGAAGGCTAAAAGACCTCTTTTAttgtctatgcttcatgtgttaaagctgcattctctctcctgaccaccagggggcgactcctctggttgtatagaagtctacgcttcatgtgttaaagctgcattctctctcctgaccaccagggggcgactcctctggttgtatagaagtctacgcttcatatgttaaagctgcattctctctcctgaccaccagggggcgactcctctggttgtatagaagtctacgcttcatgtgttaaagctgcattctctctcctgaccaccagggggcgactcctctggttgtatagaagtctacgcttcatgtgttaaagctgcattctctctcctgaccaccagggggcgactcc from Cyclopterus lumpus isolate fCycLum1 chromosome 14, fCycLum1.pri, whole genome shotgun sequence encodes the following:
- the LOC117742713 gene encoding mucin-1-like, whose product is MHTFTTRSSPSPRGAHLHHEELIFTTRSSPSPRGAHLHNEELTFTTRSSPSPRGAHLHHEELTFTTRSSPSPRGAHLHHEELTFTTRSSPSPRGAHLHHEELTFTTRSSPSPRGAHLHHEELTFTTRSSPSPRGAHLHHEELTFTTRSSPSPRGAHLHNEELTFTTRSSPSPRGAHLHHEELTFTTRSSPSPRGAHLHHEELTFTTRSSPSPRGAHLHNEEHTFTTRSSPSPRGAHLHHEELTFTTRSSPSPRGAHLHNEELIFTTRSSPSP